The DNA segment aaatcaataaccgCTTAAAAGTGAagcctttttcttctttcttgttaTAATGACAACAATGACCGATTTCGATGGTTACTTATAGTGATAATTCTCAACACCAAGATTCCAAATCATCATCATTTTTGTGCATTCATTCCAATAATCAAATCTCTTTACAGTCTTCAAACTATGATGGGTATCAGTAGAGTTCTACTAGTTGTTTTTTCATTAGTTCTTATTCTTGGCCTAGTTGAAAGTTTCGATTACCATGAAAAAGATTTGGAGTCGGAAGAAAGGCTTTGGGACTTGTACGAGAGATGGAGGAGCCATCACAGGGTCAGTCGCGATTTGAAAGAGAAACACAAACGTTTCAACGTATTTAGAGCCAATGTCCAACATGTTCACGAAACGAACAAACTGGACAAACCATATAAACTTAAACTTAACAAGTTTGCAGATATGACGAGTCATGAATTCAAGAGCTCTTACGCTGGTTCCAGAGTCAAGCATTACAGGATGCTCCACGGTCCTCGTAAAACTACTTCGTTCATGTACGAAAACGTCAGAGATCTCCCGGCTTCCATTGATTGGAGGAAGAAGGGTGCAGTCACTAGCGTCAAGGACCAAGGCCAATGCGGTAAGCAGCTAAAACATGCATGCATGCTTAGTCGGTGACTATAATTAATATCTTACGTTATCTTTCGACTAACATGGATTAATCTTGTGAAATATCGCAGGTAGTTGCTGGGCTTTCTCGACTATTGTTGGTGTCGAGGGTATAAACCAGATCAAGGCGAATAATCTGGTATCTTTGTCCGAACAGGAGCTAGTCGATTGTGATAACACTGACAATCAAGGCTGTAACGGTGGATTAATGGAAAACGCACTAGAATTCATCAAACAAAATGGAGGGATCACAACCGAACAAGACTATCCATATGTAGCACAAGATGGTACCTGTGATGCCAACAAGGAGAATGCTCATGTAGTGACGATTGACGGACATGAAATGGTTCCTGCTGGTGACGAGGAGGCTTTAATGAAAGCTGTTGCTCATCAGCCGGTATCAGTTGCGATAGACGCTGAGGGTACTGATTTCCAGTTCTATTCCGAGGTACGTATATAACGTCTTCTCGCAAATAAATTTGACTTCTTATTAGCTTCGTGTCATTTCACTAAAATTGGCGACACTTTTGCATGCAGGGTGTATTCACTAGTCCAGAATGCGGAAAAGAGCTTGATCATGGAGTGGCGATAGTCGGGTATGGGACAACGTTAGATGGGACCAAATACTGGATAGTGAAGAACTCGTGGGGCCCTGAATGGGGTGAGAAAGGTTACATTAGGATCGAACGTGGTGCCCGTACCAAAGGAGGGCTCTGTGGTATTGCTTTGGAAGCTTCGTATCCGCTCAAATCTTCCCCAAATCCAACAAAACCTCGCGCACGCTCTTCTTCATCCATTAAAGATGAACTCTAGAGTAGCTATAATGGTTATCAGTCTGTCTTTCGACATCGTTTTTTCATAAGTTGCATATGTTTGTTATCACAAATGTTATGCCTATATATGTAATAGTTCCCCCCCTATACATGGAGGAATTCCTGTACTCTAGTTTCTTTAGTTTCCGTATGTTTGCTTGGAATGTAGATTGTATTGAATCTCCTGGATGTATGAGGTTGAATAaagcttcttctttatttttttacttaTGCAAAGCACGAAGCGCAGTCTAATTTTGCAAAATGTAATCTAATACATTAGTAGCAGCCCAAGCAAGAACAGAGTTGGCCTTACAGACCAACTTGGCCATCAAAGTGTAATCTACTCGGTTTTaaatctaatttttattttcctatcaaaaagaaaataaaaataaaaatagtaacAAAATGTTATTCACATAGAATTGGATTCAAAGTCTAAATTTTATAATAACTTCTGAAAGCAAAAAAGTGAACTTCTGGCGAAGCAAAATATTTTTGCATATAATTTTGGTTTTAAGAATTCTGATATCCAAACAAACTATGAGGATCAAAATATTGGTTGCATTTGGGCTCCTTGTAGAGTGTTTAGTTCATACAGAATATACGGCAAACGAACCTTCCTTGCAGCTACAATAATATAGGACATGAAAAATTGAAGGTTGGTGCAATGCATTATTGCACGCAAATGCATGTTTGACCTTCAGTTGCATCgctaagtcttgaagatgtgtACGAAGCGTGTG comes from the Papaver somniferum cultivar HN1 unplaced genomic scaffold, ASM357369v1 unplaced-scaffold_81, whole genome shotgun sequence genome and includes:
- the LOC113345592 gene encoding vignain-like, translating into MMGISRVLLVVFSLVLILGLVESFDYHEKDLESEERLWDLYERWRSHHRVSRDLKEKHKRFNVFRANVQHVHETNKLDKPYKLKLNKFADMTSHEFKSSYAGSRVKHYRMLHGPRKTTSFMYENVRDLPASIDWRKKGAVTSVKDQGQCGSCWAFSTIVGVEGINQIKANNLVSLSEQELVDCDNTDNQGCNGGLMENALEFIKQNGGITTEQDYPYVAQDGTCDANKENAHVVTIDGHEMVPAGDEEALMKAVAHQPVSVAIDAEGTDFQFYSEGVFTSPECGKELDHGVAIVGYGTTLDGTKYWIVKNSWGPEWGEKGYIRIERGARTKGGLCGIALEASYPLKSSPNPTKPRARSSSSIKDEL